One segment of Gordonia terrae DNA contains the following:
- a CDS encoding acyl-CoA dehydrogenase family protein codes for MELTQEYTDLIATVRDFAQTVVAPVAAKHDAEHSFPYEVVAQMGKMGLFGLPFEEEYGGMGGDYFALSLALEELGKVDQSVAITLEAGVSLGAMPIYRFGTEEQKQQYLPELTAGTALAGFGLTEPGAGSDAGATATTARDDGDSWIINGGKQFITNSGTDITSLVTVTAVTGVQDNGKKEISTIIVPSGTPGFTAEPAYNKVGWNASDTHPLTFTDVRVPKENLLGVRGRGYANFLSILDEGRIAIAALATGVAQGCVDESVKYAKERQSFGKAIGEYQSVSFAIARMEARAHVARTAYYDAAAKMLAGKPFKKEASIAKMIASEAAMDNARMATQIHGGYGFMNDYPVARHYRDSKILEIGEGTTEVQLMLIARELGFA; via the coding sequence ATGGAACTCACCCAGGAGTACACCGACCTCATCGCAACGGTCCGCGACTTCGCGCAGACCGTGGTGGCGCCGGTGGCCGCGAAACACGATGCCGAGCACAGTTTTCCGTACGAGGTCGTCGCCCAGATGGGCAAGATGGGCCTGTTCGGTCTCCCGTTCGAGGAAGAATACGGCGGCATGGGCGGCGACTACTTCGCCCTGTCGCTGGCGCTGGAGGAGCTCGGCAAGGTCGACCAGTCCGTCGCCATCACGCTCGAAGCCGGTGTGAGCCTGGGCGCCATGCCGATCTACCGCTTCGGTACCGAGGAGCAGAAGCAGCAGTATCTGCCCGAACTCACCGCCGGCACCGCCCTCGCGGGATTCGGTCTCACCGAACCGGGTGCCGGGTCCGACGCCGGCGCCACCGCGACCACGGCTCGCGACGACGGCGACTCGTGGATCATCAACGGCGGCAAACAGTTCATCACCAACTCCGGTACCGACATCACCTCGCTGGTGACCGTGACCGCGGTGACCGGTGTGCAGGACAACGGCAAGAAGGAGATCTCGACCATCATCGTGCCCTCCGGGACACCGGGTTTCACCGCCGAACCGGCGTACAACAAGGTCGGGTGGAACGCCTCGGACACGCATCCGCTGACCTTCACCGACGTACGCGTCCCCAAGGAGAACCTGCTGGGTGTGCGCGGACGGGGGTACGCCAACTTCCTGTCGATCCTCGACGAGGGGCGCATCGCGATCGCGGCCCTCGCGACCGGCGTCGCGCAGGGATGCGTCGACGAGAGCGTGAAGTACGCCAAGGAACGCCAATCCTTCGGCAAGGCGATCGGCGAATACCAGTCGGTGTCCTTCGCCATCGCCCGGATGGAGGCCCGGGCCCATGTCGCCCGGACCGCGTACTACGACGCGGCGGCGAAGATGCTGGCGGGCAAGCCGTTCAAGAAGGAGGCCTCGATCGCGAAGATGATCGCCAGTGAGGCGGCGATGGACAACGCCCGGATGGCGACCCAGATCCACGGCGGCTACGGCTTCATGAACGACTATCCCGTCGCCCGGCATTACCGCGATTCGAAGATCCTCGAGATCGGCGAGGGCACCACCGAGGTGCAACTCATGCTGATCGCCCGCGAGCTGGGGTTCGCATGA
- a CDS encoding indolepyruvate ferredoxin oxidoreductase family protein: MTLADDRARFEHIPTPDTRPPGAAVAGFSLDDRYTRDAGDIYLTGIQALVRMVRDRARVDRRSGLRTASFISGYEGSPLAGYDLELARRHEHLAPYDVIHRPGLNEELAATSVMGSQLAAQVSGDRDLAPSAAGHPRDGVVGYWYGKAPGLDRATDALRHANLIGTHSAGGAVALVGDDPGAKSSTVPCASEMALADLYIPILYPADSQDILDLGVHAAIMSRTSGLWTSLKISAHVADGASTAHVDPDRIVPVLGELGTSPHVPSGRLLGAHLMELEQNQLTTRLPRAQEYARLNGINRIVVSSPDDRIGIVAAGKTYLDLREALRLMRIDDDDLRRLGIRILKLGMVYPIERDILDRFMFDTATGDLDEVIVVEEKRDFIETMMRDILFRHPRAPRIVGKVHEDGSTLFSRFGELDVDAVTRGLADRLARHGVDAAQIWLDRKAARHTRIELPLAVRTPYFCSGCPHNSSTKVAENTLVGAGIGCHAMVLLMDPRQVGDIAGVTQMGGEGAQWIGMAPFVSANHFVQNVGDGTFSHSGSLALRAAVASGENITYKLLYNGTVAMTGGQDPVGAMTLPRLTSLLLDEGVNRIVVTSDDPKHVRTLGLPEQVAVRHRDDLSDVQTELAAVPGVTVLVHDQHCAAEKRRKRKRGTMPTPTRRVVINERICEGCGDCGEKSNCLSVHPVQTEFGRKTRIDQSSCNLDFSCLRGDCPSFVTVAPGTDRIRTRAADLAESALPTPAVPTIRDTFSLRVTGVGGTGVVTVSQVLATAAVLDGHSARTVDMTGLAQKGGAVVSDIKVAPHPLEQAAKVASEDCDLYLVCDPLVGTDPVNLKVAAPEKTIAVVSTTQVPTGLMVIDTSVGFPSDAAVHSAIDDRVTRAVYLDSGAMSTALFGDEQFANMLMVGAAYQAGSLAITAASIERAIELNGVAVDANVQAFRRGRQIVADPGSVSETIDGLHGRPAAEIEPSPHALGVVAGLEGVDDELRRTIAIRYDELTAHSDERYAREYLATVERVRRVAPDSSLTDAVARNLYKLMAYKDEYEVARLTQDPTFAARIADEFGADAEVAVRLHPPTLRSMGMREKLALGSWADRPLSALATMKRLRGTRWDPFGRSEVRRTERALIVEYRELVDAVLDALASGRIGVDRLPAVVDLAELPDMVRGYEGVKMANVERYREAVARQRAALGI, translated from the coding sequence ATGACCCTCGCAGACGATCGTGCCCGCTTCGAGCACATCCCGACCCCCGACACGCGACCGCCCGGGGCGGCAGTCGCCGGGTTCTCGCTCGACGACCGCTACACACGCGACGCCGGCGACATCTACCTCACCGGAATCCAGGCCCTGGTCCGCATGGTCCGCGACCGCGCTCGCGTCGACCGCAGATCCGGCCTCCGCACCGCCTCGTTCATCTCCGGCTACGAGGGCTCTCCCCTCGCCGGATACGACCTCGAGCTCGCCCGGCGCCATGAGCATCTCGCCCCGTACGACGTCATCCACCGGCCCGGCCTCAACGAAGAGCTCGCCGCGACATCGGTGATGGGTTCTCAACTCGCCGCCCAGGTCAGCGGCGATCGCGACCTGGCACCGTCCGCGGCCGGGCACCCCCGCGACGGCGTCGTCGGATACTGGTACGGCAAGGCCCCCGGTCTCGACCGCGCGACGGACGCGCTGCGTCATGCCAACCTCATCGGAACCCATTCCGCCGGCGGCGCCGTCGCGCTCGTCGGCGATGACCCGGGCGCCAAGTCCTCCACCGTTCCATGCGCGTCCGAGATGGCCCTGGCCGACCTCTACATCCCGATCCTCTACCCGGCCGATTCCCAGGACATCCTGGACCTCGGCGTTCATGCGGCGATCATGAGCCGCACCAGCGGGCTCTGGACCTCGCTCAAGATCTCCGCGCACGTCGCCGACGGAGCGTCGACCGCGCATGTCGACCCCGACCGGATCGTGCCCGTCCTCGGCGAGCTCGGGACGAGTCCCCATGTGCCCAGCGGACGGCTGCTCGGCGCCCATCTGATGGAACTCGAGCAGAATCAGCTCACCACCCGACTTCCGCGCGCGCAGGAGTACGCCCGGCTCAACGGCATCAACCGGATCGTGGTCTCGAGTCCCGACGACCGCATCGGCATCGTGGCCGCAGGCAAGACCTACCTCGATCTGCGGGAGGCATTGCGCCTGATGCGAATCGACGACGACGATCTGCGGCGGCTCGGGATCCGCATCCTCAAACTCGGCATGGTCTACCCGATCGAGCGGGACATCCTCGACCGGTTCATGTTCGACACCGCGACCGGCGATCTCGACGAGGTCATCGTCGTCGAGGAGAAGCGCGATTTCATCGAGACGATGATGCGCGACATCCTGTTCCGCCATCCGCGGGCCCCCCGCATCGTCGGCAAGGTCCACGAGGACGGCTCGACCCTCTTCTCCCGCTTCGGCGAACTCGACGTCGACGCCGTGACCCGTGGTCTCGCCGACCGGCTCGCCCGCCACGGGGTCGACGCCGCACAGATCTGGCTCGACCGCAAAGCCGCTCGCCACACCCGCATCGAACTCCCACTGGCCGTGCGCACGCCGTACTTCTGCTCCGGTTGTCCGCACAACAGCTCGACGAAGGTCGCCGAGAACACCCTGGTCGGCGCCGGTATCGGTTGTCACGCCATGGTGTTGCTGATGGACCCCAGACAGGTCGGCGACATCGCCGGCGTCACCCAGATGGGCGGCGAGGGTGCGCAGTGGATCGGCATGGCCCCCTTCGTCTCCGCGAACCACTTCGTGCAGAACGTCGGCGACGGAACCTTCTCGCACTCTGGATCCCTGGCGTTGCGAGCGGCTGTCGCGTCGGGTGAGAACATCACCTACAAGCTGCTCTACAACGGCACCGTGGCCATGACCGGCGGGCAGGACCCGGTGGGTGCCATGACCCTGCCACGGCTGACGTCGCTGCTGCTCGACGAAGGCGTGAACCGGATCGTGGTCACGTCCGACGACCCGAAACACGTTCGCACACTCGGCCTTCCCGAACAGGTGGCGGTCCGACACCGCGATGATCTGTCCGACGTGCAGACCGAACTCGCAGCCGTCCCGGGCGTCACGGTCCTCGTCCACGACCAGCACTGCGCCGCCGAGAAGCGCCGGAAGCGCAAGCGCGGCACCATGCCGACCCCCACTCGTCGGGTGGTGATCAACGAACGCATCTGTGAGGGCTGCGGCGACTGCGGCGAGAAGTCGAACTGCCTCTCGGTACACCCGGTGCAGACCGAGTTCGGACGCAAGACGAGGATCGACCAGAGTTCCTGCAACCTCGACTTCTCCTGCCTGCGGGGCGACTGCCCGTCGTTCGTCACCGTCGCCCCCGGCACGGATCGAATTCGCACCCGCGCAGCAGATCTGGCGGAGTCCGCGTTACCGACGCCCGCAGTCCCCACCATCCGCGACACCTTCTCGTTGCGTGTCACGGGCGTCGGCGGTACCGGGGTGGTGACCGTGTCCCAGGTCCTCGCCACCGCGGCCGTCCTCGACGGGCACTCGGCCCGGACCGTCGACATGACCGGACTCGCCCAGAAGGGCGGCGCGGTGGTCAGCGACATCAAGGTGGCCCCGCATCCGCTGGAGCAGGCGGCGAAGGTGGCGTCCGAGGACTGCGACCTGTACCTCGTGTGCGATCCTCTCGTCGGCACCGACCCGGTCAACCTCAAGGTCGCCGCTCCCGAGAAGACGATCGCGGTCGTGTCGACGACGCAGGTGCCGACCGGCCTGATGGTCATCGACACCTCCGTCGGCTTCCCGTCCGACGCCGCCGTCCATTCCGCGATCGACGACCGGGTGACGCGCGCGGTGTACCTCGATTCGGGAGCGATGTCGACCGCACTGTTCGGCGACGAACAGTTCGCCAACATGCTGATGGTGGGTGCCGCCTATCAGGCCGGCTCCCTGGCCATCACGGCGGCGTCGATCGAGCGCGCGATCGAACTCAACGGCGTCGCAGTGGACGCGAACGTGCAGGCCTTTCGACGCGGCCGACAGATCGTGGCCGATCCGGGCTCGGTATCCGAGACCATCGACGGTCTGCACGGCCGTCCCGCCGCCGAGATCGAGCCGAGCCCCCATGCCCTCGGGGTGGTCGCCGGGCTCGAGGGCGTCGACGATGAACTCCGGCGCACCATCGCGATCCGGTACGACGAACTGACCGCCCACTCCGACGAGCGGTACGCGCGTGAGTACCTCGCCACGGTGGAGCGGGTGCGGCGCGTCGCACCGGATTCCTCGCTGACCGATGCCGTCGCCCGGAACCTGTACAAGCTGATGGCCTACAAGGACGAGTACGAGGTCGCCCGGCTCACGCAGGACCCGACGTTCGCCGCGCGGATCGCCGACGAGTTCGGCGCCGACGCCGAGGTCGCAGTGCGGCTGCATCCGCCGACGCTGCGCAGTATGGGCATGCGCGAGAAGCTTGCCCTCGGGTCGTGGGCCGACCGCCCGCTGAGCGCACTCGCAACGATGAAGCGGCTCCGGGGAACCCGGTGGGACCCGTTCGGTCGCAGCGAGGTCCGCCGCACCGAACGTGCGCTGATCGTCGAGTACCGGGAGCTCGTCGACGCCGTCCTGGATGCGCTCGCCAGTGGGCGCATCGGTGTGGACCGGCTACCCGCGGTCGTCGACCTCGCGGAACTGCCGGACATGGTCCGCGGATACGAGGGGGTCAAGATGGCGAACGTCG
- a CDS encoding HpcH/HpaI aldolase/citrate lyase family protein: MFFEDPPGGPVAGSGLAGQLTNAWLPPGPALLFCPADRPERYQKALDRADVVIIDLEDAVSPANRAAAREALVAHPVDPDRTIVRINPAGTGDYRRDLAAVAETNYRVVMQAKAEDVASILDTAFQTIALIETPLGATRARDIAATSNCIGLMWGAEDLVAGLGGTSSRFGPGESRPGEYRDVASWVRSMVRIAAAAHGKFAVDSVHLDIEDVDGLVAEVRDAVALGYTATACIHPSQVDHIRDGYRPSDEAVEWARRILDGAADHAGGVFSLDGQMIDGPVLRQAEVVLSRVSDTRPDPAGEN; encoded by the coding sequence ATGTTCTTCGAGGATCCACCCGGCGGCCCGGTCGCAGGTTCCGGACTGGCGGGGCAACTCACCAACGCGTGGTTGCCGCCCGGGCCGGCCCTGCTGTTCTGCCCGGCCGACCGTCCGGAGCGATACCAGAAGGCCCTCGACCGCGCCGACGTGGTCATCATCGACCTCGAGGACGCGGTGTCGCCGGCCAACCGCGCGGCAGCCCGGGAGGCACTCGTCGCCCATCCCGTGGACCCGGATCGCACCATCGTGCGGATCAACCCGGCCGGCACCGGCGACTACCGGCGCGATCTCGCGGCCGTGGCGGAGACGAACTATCGGGTGGTGATGCAGGCCAAGGCCGAGGACGTCGCCTCGATCCTGGACACCGCGTTCCAGACGATCGCGTTGATCGAGACGCCGCTCGGCGCGACCCGGGCCCGGGACATCGCGGCGACCTCCAACTGCATCGGACTCATGTGGGGGGCAGAGGATCTCGTCGCCGGCCTGGGCGGAACGTCGAGCCGGTTCGGTCCCGGCGAATCCCGCCCCGGCGAGTACCGGGACGTCGCGAGTTGGGTGCGCTCGATGGTCCGCATCGCGGCCGCCGCGCACGGCAAGTTCGCCGTCGATTCGGTGCACCTCGACATCGAGGACGTCGACGGACTCGTGGCCGAGGTCCGCGATGCGGTGGCACTGGGTTACACCGCCACCGCGTGTATCCACCCGTCTCAGGTCGATCACATCCGGGACGGTTACCGACCGTCCGACGAGGCGGTCGAATGGGCGCGCCGGATTCTCGACGGCGCCGCTGACCACGCGGGCGGGGTGTTCAGCCTCGACGGCCAGATGATCGACGGACCGGTTCTCCGCCAGGCCGAGGTCGTCCTCTCCCGCGTCAGCGATACGCGTCCCGATCCCGCCGGCGAGAACTGA
- a CDS encoding MaoC family dehydratase, producing MSATAASGPDASGGAAGRRIVQRGLWFEEFDEGTIYEHRPGRTVTEADNVLFTTLTMNTQALHLDAAWSAEQPGFGGQRLINSMFTLSTIVGLSVSQLTQGTLVANLGFSEVAFPAPLFAGDTLYAETECTGKRESRSRPGEGVVNLTHIGRNQHGEVVARAARATLVRRQRTE from the coding sequence ATGAGCGCCACGGCGGCGTCCGGGCCGGACGCAAGCGGTGGCGCCGCGGGTCGTCGAATCGTGCAGCGGGGGCTGTGGTTCGAGGAGTTCGACGAGGGCACTATCTACGAGCACCGTCCCGGGCGCACCGTCACCGAGGCCGACAACGTGTTGTTCACGACACTGACCATGAACACGCAGGCGCTCCATCTCGACGCCGCCTGGTCGGCGGAGCAGCCGGGTTTCGGCGGGCAGCGCCTGATCAATTCGATGTTCACCCTGTCGACGATCGTCGGCTTGTCGGTCTCGCAGCTCACCCAGGGCACCCTCGTGGCGAACCTGGGGTTCAGCGAGGTCGCGTTCCCGGCACCGCTGTTCGCGGGCGACACGCTCTACGCGGAGACCGAGTGCACCGGTAAACGCGAATCGCGGTCGCGCCCGGGCGAGGGCGTGGTGAACTTGACCCACATCGGACGCAACCAGCACGGCGAGGTCGTCGCCCGCGCCGCACGAGCAACGCTGGTGCGCAGGCAACGGACGGAGTGA
- a CDS encoding carboxyl transferase domain-containing protein yields MTSTLDGFRAAHQRNLDLLGERLRDVSAGGGAKARERHVARGKLLPRDRVDGLLDVGSPFIEVAPLAAFGMYGDKVPAAGVIAGVGRVAGRECMIIANDATVSGGTYYPVTVKKHLRAQEIAAANRLPCIYLVDSGGAMLLQQDEVFPDRDHFGRIFYNQATMSAAGIPQIAAVLGSSTAGGAYVPAMSDETVIVRNQGTIFLAGPPLVKAATGEDVSAEDLGGGAMHSSVSGVTDHLVDNDQQALAKVREIVATLGPREAAQWETVPVREPLRPQTDIYDVVPTDPRTPYDVRSVIEILCDGGEYSEFKANYGTSLVTAFAHLHGHPVGIIANNGVLFSESALKGAHFIELCDQRRIPLLFLQNITGFMVGRAYEQGGIAKNGAKMVNAVACARVPKFTVMVGGSFGAGNYSMCGRAYSPRFLWMWPNARISVMGGPQAADTLGTVRRNQIERSGDEWTADDEEAFKAPIREQFERQSDAYYSTARLWDDGIVDPAQTRTLLGLALETARYAPLAEPRYGVFRM; encoded by the coding sequence GTGACCAGCACGCTCGACGGCTTCCGGGCCGCACACCAGCGCAATCTCGACCTGCTCGGCGAGCGCCTCCGAGACGTCTCCGCCGGCGGTGGGGCGAAGGCGCGCGAGCGTCACGTCGCCCGCGGCAAATTGCTTCCCCGGGACCGGGTCGACGGTCTGCTCGATGTCGGCTCGCCGTTCATCGAGGTCGCGCCGCTCGCGGCCTTCGGGATGTACGGCGACAAGGTGCCCGCCGCGGGGGTCATCGCGGGTGTCGGCCGGGTCGCCGGTCGCGAGTGCATGATCATCGCCAACGACGCCACCGTCTCGGGCGGGACGTACTACCCCGTCACGGTCAAGAAGCACCTGCGCGCGCAGGAGATCGCGGCCGCCAACCGGCTGCCCTGCATCTATCTCGTCGATTCGGGCGGCGCGATGCTGCTTCAGCAGGACGAGGTGTTCCCCGATCGCGATCACTTCGGCCGCATCTTCTACAACCAGGCGACGATGAGCGCGGCGGGGATCCCGCAGATCGCCGCCGTCCTCGGTTCTTCCACCGCCGGCGGGGCCTACGTCCCGGCCATGAGCGACGAGACGGTGATCGTGCGCAATCAGGGCACCATCTTCCTCGCGGGCCCGCCCCTGGTGAAGGCGGCGACCGGTGAGGACGTCTCCGCGGAGGACCTGGGCGGCGGTGCGATGCACTCGTCGGTGTCGGGCGTCACCGATCACCTCGTCGACAACGATCAGCAGGCCCTTGCCAAGGTCCGCGAGATCGTCGCGACCCTCGGACCCCGCGAGGCCGCCCAGTGGGAGACCGTCCCGGTCCGTGAGCCGCTGCGGCCGCAGACCGACATCTACGATGTGGTGCCCACCGACCCGCGAACTCCCTACGATGTCCGGTCGGTCATCGAGATCCTCTGCGACGGAGGCGAATACTCGGAATTCAAGGCGAACTACGGCACCAGCCTGGTGACCGCGTTCGCGCACCTGCATGGTCATCCGGTGGGGATCATCGCCAACAACGGTGTGCTGTTCAGTGAATCAGCCCTCAAGGGCGCTCATTTCATCGAACTGTGTGACCAGCGCCGAATCCCGTTGCTGTTCCTGCAGAACATCACCGGCTTCATGGTCGGCAGGGCCTACGAGCAGGGCGGCATCGCCAAGAACGGGGCCAAGATGGTCAACGCGGTGGCGTGCGCGCGGGTCCCCAAGTTCACCGTCATGGTCGGCGGGTCCTTCGGAGCGGGCAACTATTCGATGTGCGGGCGCGCATACTCGCCGAGGTTCCTGTGGATGTGGCCCAACGCCCGCATCTCGGTCATGGGCGGACCGCAGGCAGCGGACACGCTCGGAACGGTGCGGCGCAACCAGATCGAGCGGTCGGGTGACGAATGGACGGCCGACGACGAGGAAGCGTTCAAGGCCCCGATCCGCGAGCAGTTCGAACGACAGTCCGATGCCTATTACTCGACGGCGCGGCTGTGGGACGACGGCATCGTCGATCCCGCCCAGACCCGGACCCTGCTCGGCCTCGCGCTCGAGACCGCCCGGTACGCACCGCTCGCCGAACCGCGCTACGGCGTCTTCCGGATGTGA
- a CDS encoding acetyl/propionyl/methylcrotonyl-CoA carboxylase subunit alpha, which translates to MSTRTIRPARSAPGARPIRSVLVANRGEIAYRVIDTLRHMGIRSIAVYSDADAQARHVREADVAVRIGPAAAAQSYLDIGAVVAAARATGADAVHPGYGFLSENQKFAAALAEAGIVFIGPPAEAIATMGDKITARAAVTAREVPVVPGLSRPGLTDDDLIAAAPDIGFPVLIKPSAGGGGKGMHRVGEASELPAALQRARREAAAAFGDDALFLEHFVDTPRHIEVQVLADEHGNVIHLGERECSLQRRHQKVIEEAPSALLDAETRARIGEAACDAARSVGYTGAGTVEFIVSAHRPDEFFFMEMNTRLQVEHPVTELVTGVDLVEQQIRVARGEVLGLTQDAITLRGHAIEARVYAEDPARGFLPTGGTIEHLVHPDTSPGSGIRVDSAMLDGLRVGSDYDPMLAKVIAVGADREEALERLDQALAHTRVLGVVTNIDFCRFVLRQQSVVDADLDTELLDRLVVDYAAPEPTPEAQVLVGLARIGARDAGDVWSSAVGWRVGPIAPVITRLVAGGRHSTVSIQVDAADARSLSGTATVVADDDTEASWTGHVVYQPAQPGDGRDSDRLVVDGVSQSWSSVRVGESWWVAGPSGTWILELAKPLLDEAADEHAGEITSPMPGTVVAVASQTGDDVSAGQSIVVVEAMKMEHALTAPVDGTVDISVAVGDKVDAGQILAVVATPAGPLDP; encoded by the coding sequence GTGAGTACCAGAACCATTCGGCCCGCTCGCTCCGCTCCCGGCGCCAGACCCATTCGCAGTGTCCTGGTGGCCAACCGTGGTGAGATCGCCTACCGCGTGATCGACACCCTGCGCCACATGGGAATTCGCAGCATCGCCGTCTACTCCGACGCCGACGCGCAGGCCCGTCACGTGCGCGAGGCCGACGTCGCGGTCCGCATCGGTCCGGCCGCGGCTGCCCAGAGCTATCTGGACATCGGGGCCGTGGTCGCCGCGGCGCGCGCCACCGGCGCCGACGCCGTCCACCCGGGCTACGGATTCCTCTCGGAGAACCAGAAGTTCGCGGCCGCTCTCGCAGAGGCGGGCATCGTCTTCATCGGGCCGCCCGCCGAGGCGATCGCCACCATGGGCGACAAGATCACGGCCCGCGCCGCGGTCACCGCCCGCGAGGTACCGGTGGTACCGGGTCTGTCGCGGCCCGGGCTCACCGACGACGATCTCATCGCCGCGGCACCCGACATCGGTTTCCCGGTTCTCATCAAGCCCAGCGCGGGTGGCGGCGGCAAGGGTATGCACCGCGTCGGGGAAGCGTCCGAACTGCCTGCGGCACTGCAACGAGCACGACGCGAGGCCGCCGCTGCCTTCGGCGACGACGCGCTGTTCCTCGAGCACTTCGTCGACACCCCGCGCCACATCGAGGTCCAGGTCCTCGCCGATGAGCACGGGAACGTGATCCACCTCGGCGAACGCGAGTGCTCGCTGCAACGGCGGCATCAGAAGGTGATCGAGGAGGCGCCGTCGGCGCTGCTCGATGCCGAGACCCGGGCACGTATCGGGGAGGCGGCCTGCGATGCCGCGCGCAGTGTCGGCTACACCGGCGCGGGGACGGTCGAGTTCATCGTGTCGGCGCACCGGCCGGACGAGTTCTTCTTCATGGAGATGAACACCCGCCTACAGGTCGAGCACCCGGTGACCGAACTCGTCACCGGAGTCGACCTCGTGGAACAGCAGATCCGCGTCGCCCGCGGGGAGGTGCTGGGTCTCACGCAGGACGCGATCACCCTGCGCGGACACGCGATCGAGGCGCGCGTGTACGCCGAGGATCCCGCTCGCGGCTTCCTGCCCACCGGCGGCACGATCGAACATCTCGTCCATCCCGACACCTCGCCCGGCAGTGGGATCCGCGTCGACTCGGCCATGCTCGACGGACTGCGCGTCGGCAGCGACTACGACCCCATGCTGGCGAAGGTCATCGCCGTCGGCGCCGACCGCGAGGAGGCCCTCGAACGCCTCGATCAGGCCTTGGCCCACACCCGGGTCCTGGGCGTCGTCACCAACATCGACTTCTGCCGCTTCGTGTTGCGTCAGCAGTCCGTCGTCGACGCGGACCTCGACACCGAACTGCTCGACCGGCTCGTCGTCGACTACGCCGCGCCGGAGCCCACCCCCGAGGCCCAGGTGCTCGTCGGACTCGCGCGCATCGGGGCCCGCGATGCGGGCGATGTCTGGTCCTCGGCGGTCGGATGGCGTGTCGGACCGATCGCCCCGGTCATCACCCGGCTGGTCGCGGGCGGACGGCACTCGACGGTCTCCATCCAGGTCGACGCCGCCGACGCGCGATCGCTCTCGGGAACCGCCACCGTCGTCGCCGACGACGACACCGAGGCGTCCTGGACCGGACACGTGGTCTATCAACCGGCGCAGCCCGGCGACGGACGCGACTCGGACCGGCTGGTCGTCGACGGCGTGTCGCAGTCGTGGTCGAGTGTCCGTGTCGGCGAGAGTTGGTGGGTGGCAGGGCCGTCGGGCACATGGATCCTCGAACTCGCGAAGCCCCTGCTCGACGAGGCCGCCGACGAACACGCCGGTGAGATCACCAGCCCGATGCCGGGCACCGTGGTCGCCGTGGCCTCCCAGACCGGCGACGACGTGTCCGCGGGCCAGTCGATCGTCGTCGTCGAGGCGATGAAGATGGAACACGCACTGACCGCCCCGGTCGACGGCACCGTGGACATCTCGGTGGCGGTGGGGGACAAGGTCGATGCGGGACAGATCCTCGCTGTCGTCGCCACGCCCGCCGGTCCCCTCGATCCCTGA